In Aspergillus fumigatus Af293 chromosome 2, whole genome shotgun sequence, a genomic segment contains:
- a CDS encoding pentatricopeptide repeat protein: MPKDNSALHGLEMLRSTVILDGLWYCLCPSFRISAPHNARLPFGGKRPQRHDFLSAIATTPRRCLNSDATKGSEEPKSQRGTDSHGNGPNGSSIAQQSSQRSRMNSECRENDSVPLNSSITLPPSPGVPKNLEERSTSDLENRLQELATGNPKILSASQILRILIRDRHVRPEVRHYRALILANSDAERGSPEVVRQLLSEMEKNGIPADSGTLHAALQVLAVHPDYLLRQEILRTLRDRWLPLSPAGWHYVVAGLLRENQFELALDHIAHMERKEIMVENWLHSLLIYNLCDIGDFDEVLRQMRKRTSQGHDMTTELWLYVLDVAVAASHLETTRYVWTQMVQLGYLQPSRVLCSDTLTVAAEKGDTKLASLVIRFLSESDIPLILQDYEKTVEAHVKSGKLSSAFEILCKMHKAGIKLEHSSTRAIFNYMVQTRTSPRQAWAILKKLKSLKYPVPMECAHVVIELCDYESFNDPFAVDEGISLYQELYTLCPGKADVSIYNTLLGMARRAKNIQAGMFAVKEMSSLGVIPNDKTFEHLIMMCLDAGNFESAYRYYQDLVARGFRPDAYTRQQIKSVCSESNDEFAIQLRNDPQMQDDPADNLIQRNEGASDQSASIRKIESETHSRYAKRSERRMWEPPMRILLSKEARRAASKERRKRKRRRLAMAKAQEEEGWMDYEPGGLVPEDQLKPDETQTS, translated from the exons ATGCCCAAAGACAACTCCGCTTTGCATGGGCTCGAGATGCTCCGAAGTACGGTCATTCTCGATGGACTCTGGTATTGTCTATGTCCATCATTTCGGATCAGTGCTCCGCATAATGCCAGGCTGCCATTCGGAGGGAAAAGGCCGCAAAGACACGATTTCTTATCGGCAATTGCCACTACTCCGCGAAGATGTCTGAACAGCGACGCAACAAAAGGTAGTGAGGAGCCAAAATCGCAAAGAGGTACTGATAGCCACGGGAATGGCCCCAACGGATCCTCAATAGCGCAGCAGTCTTCGCAACGATCACGAATGAATTCTGAGTGCCGGGAAAATGACAGTGTGCCGCTCAACTCCAGCATTACCCTACCGCCGTCTCCCGGCGTACCCAAAAATCTCGAAGAGCGGTCAACGTCGGACCTGGAGAATCGACTCCAAGAACTAGCAACGGGAAACCCCAAAATCCTCAGCGCGTCGCAGATATTACGAATATTGATCAGAGATCGCCATGTGCGCCCCGAAGTACGACACTACCGAGCGCTGATACTCGCCAACTCCGATGCGGAGCGCGGTTCGCCGGAAGTTGTTCGCCAATTACTCtcggagatggagaagaatgGGATACCTGCAGATTCTGGTACCCTTCATGCTGCATTGCAG GTTCTCGCTGTTCATCCTGATTATCTACTGCGTCAAGAAATACTACGCACCCTCCGAGATCGATGGCTGCCGCTTAGTCCCGCTGGCTGGCACTACGTGGTGGCCGGCCTCTTGAGAGAAAACCAATTCGAACTCGCACTGGACCATATCGCGCATATGGAGCGAAAGGAAATCATGGTCGAGAATTGGCTACACAGTCTGTTGATATACAATCTCTGCGACATTGGGGATTTCGACGAAGTCCTCCGGCAGATGCGCAAGCGGACAAGTCAGGGTCATGACATGACGACGGAATTGTGGCTGTATGTGTTGGATGTGGCAGTCGCGGCATCTCATCTCGAAACTACTCGTTACGTATGGACGCAAATGGTACAACTGGGGTACCTCCAGCCTTCGAGGGTCCTGTGTAGTGACACTCTGACGGTGGCGGCCGAAAAGGGCGACACTAAGCTCGCTTCCTTAGTGATCCGGTTTCTTTCGGAAAGTGATATCCCGCTGATCTTGCAGGATTACGAGAAGACGGTAGAGGCGCATGTCAAGTCCGGCAAGCTCTCGTCGGCTTTTGAAATTCTCTGTAAGATGCACAAAGCTGGTATCAAATTGGAACACAGTTCGACGCGGGCCATTTTCAACTACATGGTTCAGACGAGGACTAGTCCACGGCAGGCATGGGCTAttctcaagaagctgaagtcCTTGAAATACCCGGTTCCGATGGAATGCGCGCATGTGGTCATCGAGCTTTGTGATTATGAATCCTTTAATGACCCGTTTGCGGTTGATGAAGGGATCTCACTCTACCAGGAGCTCTATACTTTATGTCCAGGCAAGGCCGACGTTTCGATCTACAACACCCTTTTAGGGATGGCTCGCAGAGCGAAGAACATTCAAGCCGGCATGTTTGCAGTAAAGGAGATGTCCTCGCTTGGAGTGATCCCGAATGACAAAACTTTTGAGCACCTCATTATGATGTGCTTAGATGCGGGCAATTTTGAATCGGCGTACAGATACTACCAGGATTTGGTGGCACGGGGGTTTCGTCCCGATGCATACACGCGCCAACAGATCAAGAGCGTATGCTCCGAGTCCAACGATGAATTTGCGATTCAATTGAGAAACGACCCGCAGATGCAAGATGACCCTGCGGACAATCTCATTCAGCGCAATGAAGGAGCTTCAGACCAGTCGGCTTCCATCAGAAAGATAGAATCTGAAACACACTCAAGATACGCAAAACGCTCCGAGCGTCGCATGTGGGAGCCGCCTATGAGGATTCTCCTCTCCAAGGAAGCGCGCCGAGCGGCCAGCAAGGAGAGACGGAAGAGAAAGCGAAGACGCTTGGCGATGGCCAAggcccaagaagaagagggctGGATGGACTATGAGCCAGGGGGCCTTGTGCCGGAAGATCAGTTGAAGCCTGATGAAACGCAAACCAGCTAA
- a CDS encoding putative phospholipase A2 (PlaA) translates to MHLSSSLASPHVARLTMGATGVYRLRWTVPPAALGLLGSGVLYKTAGRNNQSLQSDSKAYFSVSSVLNANERSKRKSAGSSGAGDEDSTQYAETGLWANIIQKFDGVKQTVGNAEWIELESIKKSIIPDWTSLLPVTVQKLQRELSMAPGSLAEEIWKEAHDPDVHPEILQEARVRVGNTLCDEELAFRRKRQQHAVKALASYLNIPEEDIHPDDVPIIAMCGSGGGLRALVAGTGSYLAAQEVGLWDCVTYTAGVSGSCWLQTLYHSSITGRDYNRLVDHLKNRLGVHIAFPPKALNLLTTAPTNKYLLSGLVEKLKGDPGADFGLVDIYGMLLAARLLVPKGELGVSHQDLKLSNQRYNLYNGAHPMPIYTAVRHEIPVLEAVEDEEPKKEITPEKLIKASQREAWFQWFEFTPFEFFCEELGAGIPTWALGRHFNGGHNVVPHGEYPLPEMRVPGLMGVWGSAFCATLSHYYKEVRPLLRGIVGFGGIDSLIQGKSKDLIRVHPIDPATIPNYVLGMKGQLPPSCPESIFQSEYLRLMDAGMSNNLPIYPLLRPGRDVDIIVAFDASADIKQENWLSVVDGYARQRGIKGWPLGAGWPKEDISLKETEEMLREPQTITQDEVDEKMVDARRNSPQDNEDGVGKSHSMEPPIGSKAGDDRPSPQDTDLSYCNVWVGTKQERVSGKEPPPSKRLFHPHHGNDSEADFHLMHPDAGIAVVYFPLLPNPTAPELPPSSSMSKQPVPAQQSETTSSANVKDGARPLTPHPSTINPEVDDFLSTWNFVYTPEQIDSVIGLAKANFTQGEEQVKRVVRGVYERKKSDRLRREERAHRGRLEGFVPI, encoded by the coding sequence ATGCAtttgtcttcttcccttGCCTCGCCACACGTTGCCCGCCTGACAATGGGTGCTACAGGAGTTTATCGTCTACGCTGGACGGTCCCTCCTGCTGCGCTGGGCCTTCTGGGTAGTGGGGTACTTTATAAAACAGCTGGTCGCAATAATCAGTCGTTGCAATCGGATTCAAAAGCATACTTTTCTGTGTCCTCCGTGCTCAATGCCAACGAACGGTCGAAAAGGAAGTCTGCAGGAAGCTCAGGTGCTGGCGATGAAGACAGTACTCAATACGCAGAGACGGGACTTTGGGCCAACATTATCCAAAAGTTCGACGGTGTGAAGCAGACCGTCGGTAATGCCGAATGGATCGAACTTGAGAGTATCAAGAAATCGATTATTCCCGACTGGACCTCATTGCTTCCTGTGACGGTGCAGAAACTGCAACGCGAGCTCTCCATGGCCCCTGGATCTCTTGCGGAAGAAATTTGGAAAGAGGCTCACGATCCAGATGTGCACCCAGAAATTCTTCAAGAAGCCAGAGTCCGTGTGGGAAATACCTTGTGCGACGAGGAGTTGGCCTTCCGGCGCAAGCGGCAACAGCATGCAGTAAAGGCATTGGCTTCTTACTTGAATATTCCTGAGGAGGATATTCATCCGGATGACGTTCCTATCATTGCAATGTGCGGTTCGGGAGGTGGTCTGCGCGCCCTCGTGGCCGGCACTGGCTCCTATCTTGCTGCTCAGGAAGTGGGATTGTGGGACTGTGTCACCTACACCGCCGGCGTCAGTGGGAGTTGTTGGCTGCAGACTCTATACCATTCATCGATCACTGGTCGGGATTACAATCGCTTGGTCGATCATCTGAAGAACAGACTCGGAGTGCACATAGCATTCCCACCCAAGGCTCTCAATCTACTCACAACTGCACCTACCAACAAGTATCTACTCAGTGGACTGGTCGAGAAACTGAAAGGCGACCCTGGCGCGGATTTTGGCTTGGTTGACATTTATGGCATGCTACTGGCCGCGAGACTTTTAGTCCCCAAAGGAGAACTTGGAGTCTCCCACCAAGATTTAAAATTGTCTAACCAGAGGTACAATCTTTATAATGGTGCTCACCCCATGCCTATATACACCGCTGTCCGTCACGAGATCCCAGTGCTAGAAGCCGTGGAAGACGAAGAGCCGAAGAAGGAAATAACCCCTGAGAAGCTTATTAAGGCGTCACAGAGAGAAGCATGGTTTCAGTGGTTCGAGTTTACTCCCTTTGAATTTTTCTGCGAGGAGCTCGGCGCCGGTATTCCCACCTGGGCTTTGGGAAGGCATTTCAATGGAGGTCACAACGTGGTACCGCATGGGGAATACCCATTGCCTGAGATGCGAGTTCCGGGATTGATGGGCGTGTGGGGTAGTGCTTTCTGCGCGACGCTATCCCATTACTATAAGGAGGTTCGACCGCTGCTGCGAGGGATCGTGGGCTTCGGTGGCATAGACTCTTTAATCCAAGGAAAGTCCAAAGACCTGATCCGTGTGCATCCGATCGACCCTGCGACCATCCCCAATTACGTATTAGGCATGAAAGGTCAATTACCGCCTTCTTGCCCGGAATCGATTTTCCAGAGCGAGTATCTCCGGCTCATGGATGCGGGAATGAGCAACAACTTGCCTATTTACCCGCTTTTACGGCCAGGCCGAGATGTGGATATAATTGTCGCCTTTGATGCCTCGGCGGACATCAAGCAAGAGAATTGGCTTTCTGTCGTGGATGGATACGCCCGTCAACGAGGCATCAAGGGATGGCCACTTGGAGCGGGCTGGCCCAAAGAAGACATCAGTCTGAaggagacagaagagatgTTGCGAGAGCCGCAGACTATCACGCAAGATGAGGTAGACGAGAAGATGGTCGACGCACGACGAAACAGTCCCCAGGACAATGAAGACGGAGTGGGCAAATCGCACTCCATGGAGCCTCCCATAGGGTCCAAAGCCGGCGACGACCGACCATCGCCTCAGGATACTGATCTAAGCTACTGCAACGTGTGGGTCGGCACAAAGCAAGAAAGGGTGTCTGGCAAGGAACCACCACCGTCGAAACGGCTATTCCATCCCCATCACGGAAATGACTCAGAAGCAGACTTCCATCTCATGCATCCCGACGCAGGCATCGCAGTCGTCTACTTCCCCCTACTGCCCAACCCCACCGCCCCGGAGCTGCCTCCAAGCTCGTCGATGTCCAAACAACCCGTTCCCGCGCAGCAGTCTGAGACGACGTCTTCTGCAAACGTCAAGGACGGGGCACGGCCTTTGACGCCGCACCCCAGTACGATTAACCCGGAAGTGGATGATTTCCTGTCCACCTGGAACTTTGTTTATACCCCTGAACAGATCGACTCGGTGATTGGGCTGGCCAAAGCGAATTTCACGCAAGGCGAAGAGCAGGTAAAGCGTGTCGTGCGGGGAGTCTACGAGCGCAAGAAATCCGACAGACTTCGACGGGAGGAGCGGGCGCACAGGGGGCGGTTGGAAGGGTTTGTGCCCATTTAA
- a CDS encoding putative phosphatidylinositol-3,4,5-trisphosphate 3-phosphatase gives MASILRQIVAGPRIRHPEAGLDLCYVTDNLIATSGPSSNYPQRAYRNPLDALVNFLDTKHGKNWWIWEFRAEGTGYPDSEVYGRIHHYPWPDHHPPPFALIPAIMGSMRNWLHRLDGPDGEGASHPVEEKRVAVVHCKAGKGRSGTIACSYLISHEGWKMEDALERFTARRMRVGFGPGVSIPSQLRWVGYVDRWAKQMGKKYIERPVEVLELHVWGLRDGVKVAIQGYVDEGKKIKCFHLFHRGERTVVDDGKTIFPAKNTQDGEESSGSSKTDTTTDAALPAFQSSSRPSNIASTSSPKPTVTAPLASGADGLSAAPQRRISAVILRPSTPVIVPSSDVNIDFERRSKAAYTGWAMVTSIAHVWFNAYFEGGDRHDSGVFEADWESMDGIKGTSKRGVKALDRLKVVWRYAPPSHFGIREPGKEDTAVVAHAITEPKPGEPIRESHPADWRGQETGAANEHEREQESISSRIAEVDTGTKGLTSATEHPLLTSVSTTAAKAVSATAHSIHGLSKELGLRKQTDESKDVSLAESEAESVQTKTGTDKEHENGDFEGVRPYFGDSGNDSEHHSGDAESTRSLQ, from the exons ATG GCGTCGATCCTCCGACAGATTGTTGCTGGACCCAGAATAAGACATCCCGAGGCCGGCCTGGACCTCTGCTACGTCACAGACAACC TCATTGCAACCTCAGGGCCGTCCTCTAACTATCCGCAACGTGCATATCGGAACCCTCTCGATGCGTTGGTGAACTTCCTCGACACCAAGCATGGCAAGAACTGGTGGATTTGGGAATTTCGAGCGGAGGGCACTGGATATCCTGACTCGGAGGTCTATGGACGAATCCACCACTATCCATGGCCGgatcatcatccaccgccGTTTGCGCTCATCCCAGCGATCATGGGAAGCATGAGGAATTGGCTGCATAGACTCGATGGTCCAGATGGGGAGGGGGCGTCGCATCCTGTCGAAGAGAAGAGGGTGGCCGTTGTTCACTGCAAAGCCGGTAAGGGACGCAGTGGGACCATAGCGTGCAGCTATCTGATTAGCCACGAGGGATGGAAGATGGAAGATGCCCTTGAGCGGTTTACCGCGAGGCGGATGAGAGTTGGCTTCGGGCCTGGTGTGAGTATTCCCAGCCAACTGCGCTGGGTCGGATACGTCGACCGGTGGGCGAAGCAGATGGGCAAGAAGTACATTGAGCGGCCGGTTGAGGTCCTCGAGCTGCATGTTTGGGGTTTGAGAGATGGCGTCAAAGTTGCCATTCAGGGATATGTCGAcgagggcaagaagatcaagtgCTTCCACTTGTTCCATCGCGGAGAACGGACGGTCGTTGACGATGGCAAGACCATATTTCCAGCGAAGAATACCCAAGATGGCGAGGAGAGTAGTGGTAGCAGCAAAACGGATACAACCACCGACGCAGCTCTACCCGctttccagtcttcttcaAGGCCAAGCAACATTGCCTCCACTTCCTCCCCCAAGCCCACTGTCACCGCGCCTCTAGCATCAGGAGCTGATGGCCTCAGTGCTGCTCCCCAAAGACGCATCTCGGCCGTCATACTCCGCCCCAGCACACCAGTCATCGTCCCGTCCTCCGACGTGAACATCGACTTCGAACGGCGCAGCAAAGCCGCCTACACCGGCTGGGCCATGGTGACCTCCATCGCACACGTCTGGTTCAACGCCTACTTCGAAGGCGGCGACAGGCACGACTCGGGCGTCTTTGAGGCAGACTGGGAGTCCATGGACGGGATCAAGGGGACCTCCAAACGGGGCGTCAAAGCTCTCGACCGCCTCAAGGTCGTCTGGCGGTACGCGCCACCTTCCCACTTCGGCATCCGCGAGCCCGGGAAGGAGGACACCGCCGTCGTGGCGCATGCCATCACGGAGCCCAAACCAGGCGAGCCGATCCGCGAAAGCCACCCAGCCGACTGGCGCGGCCAGGAAACAGGAGCCGCCAATGAGCACGAGCGCGAGCAGGAGAGCATTTCCTCGCGCATTGCGGAGGTCGACACAGGCACCAAGGGTCTTACGAGCGCGACGGAGCATCCGTTACTCACGAGCGTCAGTACGACGGCTGCTAAGGCTGTATCGGCGACTGCGCACTCGATCCACGGGCTTAGCAAGGAGCTGGGGCTGCGGAAGCAGACAGATGAGAGTAAGGACGTCAGTCTCGCGGAGAGCGAGGCGGAGTCAGTACAAACGAAGACGGGTACGGACAAGGAACATGAGAACGGGGATTTCGAAGGCGTCCGGCCATATTTTGGGGACAGTGGTAACGATTCCGAGCATCATTCGGGCGATGCTGAATCTACGAGGAGTCTACAGTAG
- the exo70 gene encoding EXO70 family protein, whose protein sequence is MVAPRHNAYAEESAEVEVLYANLEKLKLLTKKIQGSLVRLETGGNVVKHAIGPIYSNTQSLQITNSNIDKVNEAIERLRQPLDAKNREEGIIRAGPQSVELSQYLAAMKRVDKALVDLSSTNLKSNQKAISEFNNLLSTGNAKLQDMLRGILNQYASPIEPLHYLTKDLPFPSIPQETISELTSICAAIDSAASHGPQRGDGGNPALKIYADVRGAYLTSSLQNLAIASLNTVKRRAADGPYKQGTNGIGIYSNALENFISTEYEIIAQIFTGDQRGLALQTTFRSALAEYSKTLRELNEYIKANLMTDCFLAFEIIEIVTAMSYRVDSRTGELKSLFIEALRPVRETAKSSLSELLEETKRKAASIPVLPPDGGSVPLVNEVMSSLTTLTGYSGPLASILTSLGDGNWRSTANASGTAPLDVSPDSSALLSHFILDMIEALMSSLEARGRALHRSKAVQGVFLSNVFCIVDRAIRQSPELARHLGTPDSIARIDTFRKRATSTYLDAWKETSQYLLDVQYTSRAGARPASGGIVDSSAIVKSLSSKDKDAIKDKFKAFNASFDELVNRHKALYMEREVRGVLAREVQAVLEPLYARFWDRYHEIDKGRGKYVKYDKGSLSAQLAALA, encoded by the exons ATGGTCGCTCCAAGACATAATGCTTATGCAGAGGAGAGCGCAGAGGTCGAGGTGCTGTACGCCAACctcgagaagctcaagctccTCACCAAGAAGATTCAGGGCTCCCTGGTCCGCCTCGAGACCGGGGGTAACGTCGTAAAGCATGCGATAGGTCCTATCTACAGCAATACACAATCTCTCCAGATaaccaacagcaacatcGACAAGGTCAATGAAGCCATCGAGCGCCTTCGTCAGCCACTCGATGCGAAGAATCGTGAGGAGGGTATCATCCGCGCTGG ACCGCAGAGCGTAGAATTGTCTCAGTATCTGGCAGCGATGAAACGCGTGGACAAAGCTTTGGTCGATCTGAGTTCAACAAACCTCAAATCTAATCAGAAGGCAATCTCCGAATTCAACAACCTCCTTAGTACAGGTAATGCGAAACTTCAGGACATGCTTCGTGGGATCTTGAATCAGTACGCTAGTCCGATTGAGCCATTGCATTATTTAACGAAAG ACCTCCCGTTCCCATCAATACCACAAGAGACGATCTCGGAGTTAACGTCGATATGCGCGGCAATCGACTCGGCAGCAAGTCACGGACCACAGCGCGGTGATGGAGGCAATCCGGCGCTCAAAATATACGCCGATGTGCGTGGGGCGTACCTGACGTCAAGTCTACAGAATCTTGCCATAGCCTCGCTGAATACTGTCAAACGAAGAGCTGCGGACGGCCCTTACAAGCAGGGCACTAACGGTATAGGGATATACTCCAACGCGCTCGAAAACTTCATATCTACCGAATACGAGATTATTGCTCAGATCTTCACAGGCGACCAGCGAGGGCTAGCTCTGCAAACGACGTTCCGATCTGCGCTGGCCGAATACTCAAAAACCTTGCGTGAGCTCAACGAGTATATCAAGGCCAATCTGATGACAGACTGCTTCTTAGCGTTCGAGATCATCGAAATTGTCACGGCGATGTCTTACCGCGTTGACTCGAGGACGGGCGAGCTAAAGAGCTTGTTCATAGAAGCTCTTCGGCCAGTTCGTGAGACGGCAAAGTCATCTCTCTCGGAGCTCCTCGAGGAAACAAAACGCAAAGCCGCGAGCATCcctgttcttcctcctgaCGGCGGATCGGTCCCTCTTGTGAACGAAGTGATGAGCTCGCTCACTACATTGACTGGTTATTCCGGACCGTTAGCATCCATCTTAACTTCCTTAGGTGACGGCAACTGGCGCTCCACAGCCAATGCGTCAGGGACTGCTCCTTTAGATGTCAGTCCAGACAGCTCAGCTTTGTTATCACACTTTATCCTGGATATGATCGAAGCTCTGATGAGTTCTCTCGAGGCTCGAGGCCGAGCACTTCATCGTTCAAAAGCCGTGCAAGGCGTCTTCCTGTCCAATGTCTTCTGCATTGTCGATCGCGCTATTCGACAAAGCCCTGAGTTGGCACGCCATTTGGGTACGCCAGACAGTATCGCGCGTATAGACACCTTTCGGAAGCGGGCCACGTCCACTTATCTTGATGCGTGGAAAGAAACATCGCAGTATCTCCTGGATGTGCAGTATACGTCGCGTGCCGGAGCCCGACCAGCTTCTGGTGGCATTGTCGATTCCAGCGCAATAGTCAAGTCGCTGTCAtccaaggacaaggacgcCATCAAGGACAAGTTCAAGGCATTCAATGCAAGCTTCGATGAACTGGTCAACCGTCACAAGGCTCTGTACATGGAACGAGAAGTACGCGGAGTATTGGCACGTGAGGTACAGGCCGTTTTAGAACCACTATATGCGCGGTTTTGGGACCGCTACCACGAAATTGATAAGGGCAGGGGCAAGTATGTCAAATATGACAAAGGAAGTCTCTCTGCGCAGTTGGCTGCATTGGCATAA
- the ade13 gene encoding adenylosuccinase ADE13: protein MSSSNDVYQTPLNSRYASNEMKYLFSPRNRFSTWRQLWLWLAESQKELGLPIPDEAIEQMKAHLTIQDDEFKVAAEEEKRRRHDVMAHVHAFGQVAPAAAGIIHWGATSCYCTDNADLIFLRDGLDILIPKLAVVIDKLSAFAKQYKDLPCLGFTHGQPAQLVTVGKRACLWIQDLLMDLRNLERARNDLRFRGVKGTTGTQASFLQIFNGDHDKVEQLDELVTKKAGFDSAFIISSQTYSRKIDVDVANALGSFGSTCERIGIDIRHLAMLKEVEEPFEKDQIGSSAMAYKRNPMRSERLCSLGRHLQNLPKDALDTYSAQWFERSLDDSAIRRISIPELYLSADACLILLNNVTSGFVVYPEVIRRRVNDELPFMATENIIMACVKKGLSRQDAHEEIRVLSHQASDNVKKLGKNNDLIERVRRTAFFAPILDELDTLLDPSTFIGRAPQQVEKFTSTEVKKALEPYEEHLLKAETAALYV, encoded by the exons ATGTCTTCCAGCAATGATGTGTACCAGACTCCTCTCAACTCGCGTTATGCGA GCAACGAGATGAAGTATCTTTTCTCTCCTAGAAACCGATTTTCAACATGGAGACAATTGTGGTTGTGGCTTGCGGAGTCTCAGAAGG AGCTTGGCCTTCCTATCCCCGATGAGGCCATTGAGCAGATGAAGGCCCATCTCACTATTCAGGACGATGAATTcaaggttgctgctgaggaggaaAAACGTCGGAGGCACGATGTCATGGCTCACGTTCATGCCTTCGGTCAAGTTGCTCCCGCAGCTGCCGGTATCATCCACTGGGGTGCTACTTCCTGCTACTGCACGGACAATGCGGATCTTATCTTCCTCCGTGATGGATTGGATATTCTCATCCCTAAGCTCGCAGTTGTCATTGATAAGCTCTCTGCTTTCGCTAAGCAGTACAAGGATCTGCCCTGCCTGGGTTTCACCCACGGCCAGCCGGCTCAGCTTGTAACCGTTGGAAAGAGAGCCTGTCTATGGATTCAGGACTTGCTCATGGATCTGCGGAACCTTGAGCGGGCCCGCAATGACCTCCGTTTCCGTGGTGTAAAGGGTACCACTGGTACTCAGgcctccttcctccagatcttcaacgGTGACCACGACAAGGTTGagcagcttgatgagcttgTCACCAAGAAGGCCGGTTTTGATTCggctttcatcatctccagccagACATATTCGCGCAAGATCGATGTTGACGTGGCCAACGCTCTTGGCTCGTTTGGATCTACTTGCGAGCGTATCGGTATTGACATCCGCCATCTGGCTATGCTCAAGGAGGTTGAGGAACCTTTTGAGAAGGACCAGATTGGAAGCAGTGCTATG GCTTACAAGCGTAACCCTATGCGTTCTGAGCGCCTTTGCTCGCTTGGAAGGCACCTCCAGAACCTGCCCAAGGATGCTCTGGATACCTACTCCGCACAATGGTTCGAGCGGTCGTTG GATGACAGCGCTATCCGCCGTATCAGCATTCCCGAGCTTTACCTTTCGGCCGATGCCTGCTTGATCCTTCTCA ACAACGTCACTTCCGGTTTCGTTGTGTACCCCGAGGTCATCAGACGCCGTGTCAACGATGAACTTCCTTTCATGGCAAC TGAGAAC ATCATCATGGCATGTGTGAAGAAGGGTCTCTCCCGTCAGGACGCTCACGAGGAAATCC GCGTCCTCTCTCACCAAGCATCAGACAACGTCAAGAAGCTCGGAAAGAACAACGATTTGATCGAACGCGTCCGCCGCACCGCCTTCTTCGCCCCCATCCTTGACGAACTCGATACTCTCCTCGACCCCAGCACCTTCATCGGCCGCGCTCCCCAGCAGGTGGAGAAGTTCACATCGACAGAGGTCAAGAAGGCACTTGAGCCCTACGAGGAGCACCTCCTCAAGGCCGAGACCGCCGCTCTTTACGTCTAA
- a CDS encoding U6 snRNA-associated Sm-like protein LSm4, with the protein MLPLGLLTAAQGHPMLVELKNGETLNGHLANCDNWMNLILKEVVQTSPEGDRFFRLPEVYVRGNNIKYLRIPEEIVEMVKEQQQSQPQNRNRGGREGRGDRGRGGGRGGRGRGRGRGGS; encoded by the exons ATG TTACCATTAGGTCTTCTGACGGCCGCGCAAGGCCACCCCATGCTTGTGGAGCTCAAGAATGGCGAGACACTGAATGGACATCTTGCCAATTGCGATAACTGGATGAACCTAATACTCAAGGAGGTTGTTCAGACTAGCCCTGAAGGCGACCGCTTCTTCAGATTACCCGAGGTCTACGTGCGAGGAAACAAT ATCAAATACTTGCGAATCCCGGAGGAAATCGTGGAGATGGTCaaggaacagcagcagagcCAGCCGCAGAATCGCAACCGTGGTGGCCGCGAGGGCAGGGGCGATAGAGGACGTGGTGGTGGCCGTGGCGGCCGAGGTCGCGGCCGCGGTCGTGGTGGCAGTTGA